A single Tenacibaculum sp. 190524A02b DNA region contains:
- a CDS encoding WG repeat-containing protein yields the protein MRKNEMNRILTIFIALVVFGCQQPHNKKTKNYPNGLFPIKEYGKWGFINSKGNNVITCQFDEVGEFSEGLAGVLIDSTWGFIDITGKIVIEPKFYSTAKFSDGLCNVKIKTDSNLQNAFIRKDGSIAFKSEHKNISSFANGRATLKINNEVCVIDTLGKTVFNTHYPYGGGAPLQDGIVHVWSGDSTKYFDRGGNLLLHLDGMGHDSFNQGIAKIRKDNKTVYINKKGEVVIRPEKPDLTYFEFSDGLAQATISGSNHKSGFINKKGKIVIPIVYSEINNFKEGLAAFRDSIYYGFINKRGETVIEPQFEHIGYIGFKNGLCEVKKDGQWGYINHSAEFVWKSQKDVQYKKLDLTKWQLDTLEINTPMYGGIYAGYDNKPRKANFSINDDFYLKVDTSDITVFADKYLGCKIYLINGTNSTIKIPAQDHRIKIIQQALNEKNEWQDIENFINSWCGNSYHSIQILPKYYQIYTAPITKGDFSTSLRFRLELNDTIIHSNEYIGKINKEQLLKPEEKDKTGIAVWTN from the coding sequence ATGCGAAAAAACGAAATGAACCGAATTTTAACAATATTTATTGCTTTGGTTGTCTTTGGATGTCAACAACCACACAATAAGAAAACTAAAAATTATCCTAATGGACTATTTCCAATTAAGGAGTATGGAAAGTGGGGATTTATCAATTCAAAAGGAAATAACGTAATTACATGTCAATTTGATGAAGTTGGTGAATTTTCGGAAGGACTTGCTGGAGTTTTAATTGACTCAACATGGGGATTCATTGACATAACTGGAAAAATAGTTATTGAACCAAAATTTTACAGTACTGCCAAGTTTTCCGATGGTCTTTGCAACGTTAAAATTAAAACAGATTCAAACCTTCAAAATGCTTTTATCCGAAAAGATGGTTCAATAGCTTTTAAATCCGAGCACAAAAACATAAGTTCATTTGCAAATGGTAGAGCCACCTTAAAAATCAACAATGAAGTTTGTGTGATAGATACTTTAGGTAAAACTGTATTCAATACTCATTATCCGTATGGAGGGGGGGCACCTCTTCAAGACGGAATTGTACATGTTTGGAGCGGAGATTCTACTAAATATTTTGACAGAGGTGGCAACCTATTATTGCACTTGGATGGAATGGGACACGATAGTTTTAACCAAGGCATTGCAAAAATCAGAAAAGACAACAAAACAGTTTACATAAATAAAAAAGGAGAAGTAGTAATACGGCCTGAAAAACCTGACTTAACCTATTTTGAGTTTTCTGATGGATTGGCACAGGCAACTATCTCCGGCAGTAATCACAAATCTGGTTTCATCAATAAGAAAGGTAAGATTGTTATTCCTATAGTTTATTCAGAAATCAATAATTTCAAAGAAGGACTAGCTGCTTTTAGAGATTCAATTTACTATGGTTTTATTAATAAAAGAGGAGAAACAGTTATTGAGCCACAATTTGAACATATTGGCTATATTGGATTTAAAAACGGGTTGTGTGAAGTAAAAAAAGACGGACAATGGGGCTATATTAACCACAGTGCTGAATTTGTCTGGAAATCACAAAAAGACGTTCAATATAAAAAACTGGATTTGACTAAATGGCAATTGGACACACTGGAAATTAATACCCCAATGTATGGCGGTATATATGCGGGATATGACAACAAGCCAAGAAAAGCAAATTTTTCGATTAATGACGATTTTTACTTGAAAGTTGACACATCTGATATCACAGTATTTGCAGATAAATATTTAGGCTGTAAAATTTATTTAATAAATGGAACTAATAGCACAATTAAAATTCCAGCACAAGATCATAGGATTAAAATAATTCAACAGGCTCTGAATGAAAAGAATGAATGGCAAGATATTGAGAATTTCATAAATAGTTGGTGTGGTAATAGCTACCACTCAATTCAAATTCTACCAAAGTATTATCAAATTTACACAGCTCCAATAACAAAAGGAGATTTCAGCACGAGTTTGAGATTTCGATTAGAACTAAATGACACCATAATACATTCAAATGAATATATTGGCAAAATTAATAAAGAACAATTATTGAAACCTGAAGAGAAAGACAAAACAGGAATAGCCGTTTGGACAAATTGA
- a CDS encoding transposase, whose translation MDFKKGFNRNQLLMMDFNSMVSIDSWARIVDLFVEILPLNELGFIDVLAKEGAPPYHSSDLLKLYLYGYKHSIRSSRKLAHACKVNIEVIWLLNGLTPSSKR comes from the coding sequence ATGGATTTCAAAAAAGGTTTTAATAGGAATCAACTTCTAATGATGGATTTTAATTCCATGGTATCAATAGATTCTTGGGCTAGGATTGTAGATTTATTTGTTGAAATTCTACCACTTAATGAATTAGGGTTCATAGATGTTTTGGCTAAAGAAGGTGCACCTCCTTATCATTCTTCTGATTTACTTAAACTATATCTCTATGGTTATAAACACAGTATTCGCTCCTCTAGAAAATTGGCACATGCTTGTAAAGTTAATATAGAGGTCATATGGCTATTAAATGGATTAACTCCTTCCTCTAAAAGATAG
- a CDS encoding tetratricopeptide repeat protein gives MKKILVTLIICLLSINSSAQEKITTELKNAYEKKKYDLIISEHSEKANEYPAKAIYYIGMAYYMKADDNNVIKLMDLSIKKDKSDPDVYFIKGMTFNYLGQLEKAVESFKKAIELDSSNTNYYSGLGDSYLNLKKYDKALNSYIKATEKTEPIERPFAMIPQIYAELNQPTKALEAFYKSKEFVSKESNSYINALYNIGLYEFLNKEFEKSEIAYKELIELAPNDYQSYAKLVQVYYSKKEYKKAEPLKEKLYEAYKKGNLKDNLKSMFCFDQFEWKGKTILAFERFAVKEGELYYKHIFYIPNEKGKTEFTIQTENSPVSEELGTGKYAVGMDKNGTHSTFGFLKENFEYDNLKNIVIKILEEQIKARASSRKRKN, from the coding sequence ATGAAAAAAATCCTAGTTACATTAATAATTTGTCTTTTAAGTATAAATAGTTCTGCTCAAGAAAAGATTACAACTGAATTAAAAAACGCCTATGAAAAGAAAAAATACGATTTGATAATTTCAGAACATTCTGAAAAAGCAAATGAATATCCAGCTAAAGCAATTTATTATATTGGAATGGCTTACTATATGAAAGCCGACGATAATAATGTAATTAAACTTATGGATTTATCTATCAAAAAAGATAAATCTGACCCAGATGTTTATTTCATAAAAGGGATGACTTTTAATTATTTAGGACAATTAGAAAAAGCGGTTGAATCTTTCAAAAAAGCAATTGAACTAGATTCGAGTAATACAAACTATTATAGTGGTTTAGGAGATTCATATTTGAATCTTAAAAAATATGATAAAGCTCTAAATTCTTATATCAAAGCAACTGAAAAAACAGAACCAATTGAAAGACCTTTTGCAATGATACCACAAATTTATGCAGAATTAAATCAACCTACTAAGGCTTTAGAAGCTTTTTACAAATCAAAGGAATTTGTTTCAAAAGAATCTAACTCTTATATAAATGCACTTTATAATATAGGACTTTATGAGTTTCTTAATAAAGAGTTTGAGAAATCAGAAATTGCTTATAAAGAACTCATTGAATTAGCTCCAAATGACTATCAATCTTATGCGAAACTGGTTCAAGTTTACTATTCAAAAAAGGAATATAAAAAAGCAGAACCTTTAAAAGAAAAACTTTACGAAGCTTATAAAAAAGGAAACCTAAAAGATAATTTAAAAAGTATGTTTTGTTTTGACCAATTTGAATGGAAAGGAAAAACAATACTTGCTTTTGAACGCTTTGCTGTAAAAGAAGGAGAATTATACTATAAACATATATTTTACATTCCAAATGAAAAAGGAAAAACTGAATTTACAATTCAAACAGAAAACTCACCAGTTTCTGAAGAATTAGGAACAGGAAAATATGCAGTTGGAATGGATAAAAATGGAACTCATTCAACTTTTGGATTTCTAAAAGAAAATTTTGAATATGACAACTTGAAAAATATTGTTATAAAAATTCTTGAGGAACAAATAAAAGCACGAGCAAGTTCAAGAAAAAGGAAAAACTAA
- a CDS encoding T9SS type A sorting domain-containing protein, with the protein MKLNITLFMVMTLLLVSCKPSKKEALAIPKKHKKERKEENPDKYAIWTPEQAARHQKILATLSSKAQKFSRHKNGKPSYANGNLKGTWTNRGPKNMPGAFKFAEMLDDTDIIYGVTHNHYVSEFNSKSYIFKGTVYNPTKGTGGDDFVLLTANWPNRYQNLFAFKIGTTTRLVAHIENGPLYYSDNDGQTWSRSNGLPNANTSSIINRQDNHVIYVTDNRKVFKSIDHGANFSLVKDFGSKKGSFLYTPRYAIQTNASAVYLGRSGSFYKMNAQKNDFNLQGSYTNSHGSKQLSIGGDSRTLYATENKNYWVSTDEGKTWTEKFPKGNWYGDRSGKMSPGKFIAAHPETPAIVVAGYAQPVISLNSLDTSLSTTTGWGRYQNGTSLSAEAYYNRIRFNYHPDFQASHFFYNSSGNLFTARCSDGGIFVSYKEWKDFPNEGTGFDNSGYTNAHYINLNVINTINPLIYRENIFTGAKNPNHIYYSTQDQGSGSIISDTGEETLDFYQSIGGDGPPIDSYDGLHAWKWQREGKKVYGPVPVYNSSGGFQSIGKINSQFQENKSVSFPNKSLMGWVQTYIDRNKPNENLWVLAKELNRATWDGSQVTGHTVIKGTNHVAALAQAWGTPDKLFMLQDGKVYISNDRGNTFGNPITTPFAKTSEVWGRGDMGSGVVLPTNDNWILFCGPSTNSVGSILSKDGGQTWKNVTGEFPSGTDAQTGGMVATPDGKFVFAGTDIGPYVFDVAEEKWYSIAEGIGFFNAMDVDYIASTNTVRFASWGSGILDFKIEENSLSTSNEEFSNHFNIYPNPAKDVLNIKMKETTASVVDISVYNLLGKEVLTKNDVSIQNTKVILNTSKLISGTYILHITSKSTQRKMTKKIIIE; encoded by the coding sequence ATGAAATTAAACATTACCTTATTTATGGTTATGACATTGCTTCTTGTGTCATGCAAACCTTCTAAAAAAGAGGCTCTAGCCATTCCTAAAAAACATAAAAAAGAACGAAAAGAGGAAAATCCAGATAAATATGCTATTTGGACTCCAGAACAAGCGGCTAGACATCAAAAAATATTAGCAACGTTATCAAGCAAAGCGCAGAAGTTTTCTCGTCATAAAAACGGTAAACCCTCCTACGCTAATGGTAATTTAAAAGGTACTTGGACAAATAGAGGGCCTAAAAACATGCCTGGTGCTTTTAAATTTGCTGAAATGCTTGACGATACTGATATTATTTATGGGGTTACTCATAATCATTATGTAAGTGAATTTAATTCTAAATCTTATATTTTTAAAGGCACTGTGTATAACCCTACAAAGGGTACAGGTGGTGATGACTTTGTTTTATTAACGGCTAATTGGCCTAATCGTTATCAAAATTTATTTGCTTTTAAAATAGGTACTACAACAAGACTGGTTGCTCATATTGAAAATGGTCCTTTATACTATTCTGATAATGATGGACAAACATGGTCTAGATCAAATGGATTACCTAATGCTAACACGAGTTCTATTATTAATAGGCAAGACAACCATGTTATTTATGTTACTGATAATAGAAAAGTATTTAAATCTATAGATCATGGTGCTAACTTTAGTTTGGTAAAAGATTTTGGTTCTAAAAAAGGTAGCTTTTTATATACCCCAAGATATGCTATTCAAACCAATGCTAGCGCTGTATATTTAGGTCGTTCGGGTTCTTTTTATAAAATGAATGCACAAAAAAACGATTTTAACTTACAGGGTTCCTATACCAACTCTCATGGAAGTAAACAATTGAGTATTGGTGGTGATAGCCGTACATTATATGCTACTGAAAATAAAAATTATTGGGTGTCTACTGATGAAGGGAAAACATGGACAGAAAAATTTCCAAAAGGAAATTGGTACGGAGATCGAAGCGGAAAAATGTCACCTGGAAAGTTTATTGCCGCACATCCAGAAACTCCTGCTATTGTAGTTGCTGGTTATGCACAACCTGTTATTTCTTTAAATAGTTTAGACACTTCATTGTCTACTACCACTGGTTGGGGTCGTTATCAAAATGGAACTAGCTTAAGTGCTGAAGCTTATTATAATCGTATTCGTTTTAATTATCATCCAGATTTTCAAGCGTCTCATTTTTTCTACAATAGTTCTGGTAATTTATTCACTGCTCGTTGTTCTGATGGTGGTATTTTTGTTTCTTATAAAGAGTGGAAAGATTTCCCTAATGAAGGAACTGGTTTTGACAACTCTGGTTATACCAATGCACATTATATAAACTTAAATGTTATCAATACCATTAACCCTTTAATTTACAGAGAAAATATTTTTACAGGCGCTAAAAATCCAAATCATATTTATTATAGCACGCAAGACCAAGGAAGTGGTAGTATTATTTCTGATACTGGTGAAGAAACGCTTGATTTTTACCAAAGTATTGGTGGTGATGGTCCTCCTATTGATAGTTATGATGGTTTGCATGCTTGGAAATGGCAACGTGAAGGTAAAAAAGTATACGGTCCTGTTCCTGTATATAATAGCTCTGGAGGTTTTCAATCTATCGGAAAAATTAATTCACAATTTCAAGAAAACAAATCGGTTAGTTTCCCTAATAAATCATTAATGGGTTGGGTACAAACGTATATAGATCGTAATAAACCAAATGAGAACTTATGGGTTTTAGCCAAAGAATTAAACAGAGCTACTTGGGATGGTTCTCAAGTTACGGGGCATACAGTCATTAAAGGAACTAATCATGTGGCTGCTTTAGCACAGGCTTGGGGAACTCCAGATAAATTATTTATGCTACAAGATGGTAAAGTGTATATTTCTAATGATCGTGGTAATACTTTTGGAAATCCTATTACAACACCTTTTGCTAAAACTTCAGAAGTTTGGGGACGTGGTGATATGGGAAGTGGCGTTGTTTTACCTACTAATGATAATTGGATTTTATTTTGTGGGCCTAGTACCAATAGTGTAGGATCTATTTTATCTAAAGATGGCGGACAAACATGGAAAAATGTTACTGGGGAATTCCCTAGTGGTACGGATGCACAAACTGGCGGAATGGTAGCTACCCCTGATGGAAAGTTTGTTTTTGCGGGTACTGATATTGGACCTTATGTATTTGATGTTGCTGAAGAGAAATGGTACTCAATTGCTGAAGGTATTGGCTTTTTTAATGCTATGGATGTTGATTATATTGCTTCTACAAATACAGTTCGTTTTGCTTCTTGGGGTTCTGGTATTTTAGATTTTAAAATAGAGGAAAACTCGTTAAGTACAAGTAATGAAGAGTTTTCTAATCATTTTAATATTTATCCTAATCCTGCTAAGGATGTTTTAAACATAAAAATGAAAGAAACTACTGCTTCTGTGGTAGATATTTCTGTTTATAATTTATTAGGTAAGGAAGTACTTACTAAAAATGATGTTTCTATACAAAACACGAAAGTTATTCTTAATACTAGTAAGTTAATTTCTGGCACCTATATTTTACACATTACTTCTAAAAGTACACAGCGTAAAATGACTAAAAAGATTATTATAGAATAA
- a CDS encoding T9SS type A sorting domain-containing protein has protein sequence MTKNILLLCIALMGISAIAQNTYVPDDNFEQTLIDLGYDSGALDDYIPTANINSITSLNLNRKGIKDLTGIKDFIALTFLNAAYNQLSSVDVSKNVALNTLVLSSNLLKTVDLSKNLALEKLYLDNNPIASVDFSNNPLLSDIRIERAKLTTIDVSKNTALKTLYVHTNLLTTVDLSKNVLLEDFYGGDNKFTNIDLSKNTALKALDVGNNQLSAIDVSMLSNLEYLYVNNNKLKVLNVSKKEKLISLTISNNQINELDISSSTLLQSLSADENELKSISFPEKSSLRYLLLQSNELTSLDLSKNTILVSVNLESNNLTSLNIKTGNIIKINPRNFNITKNPNLLCVEVDNPEWFTANFTNKDAITVYNEDCTTVEKKTYVPDDNFEQALIDLGYDSGALDDYVPTANISALTNLTLRTKEIKNLTGIEAFTALEYIDVANNELTNLDVSQNLNLISITAYNNKITSIDVSKNLALINLHLAINQLTTIDITKNINIKTLFLFENKLTSLDVSKQLGLTQLSAYQNQLTAIDLTVNTALISVYLQSNKLVSLTIKNGNNTKIVKDKFHVNDNPELSCIQVDNAAWSKSNWTNKDGKAVFKEDCSLPIAQTYVPDDNFEQALIDLGYDSGVLDDYVPTENISVIDALNVSDKGITDLTGIEDFAALIQLEVRNNNLKTVDISKNTTIKRVSFEGNKLTEVNFSTLTELQYVNLKKNELSTIDLSNNTKLQDVFVSNNPHLMSVNLKNGNNEEIAVFQSRNTPKLTCVQVSNVEWSTKVWVDKDEAITYSENCALSVNDLELNNEINLYPNPVINKMYITNLSVNAKSIHVYNLLGELVFKTSVNQGKNKVNLESLTSGIYLVKVGSYVKRIVKK, from the coding sequence ATGACAAAAAATATACTTTTATTGTGTATTGCCTTGATGGGGATCTCGGCAATAGCTCAGAACACATATGTGCCTGACGATAATTTTGAACAAACCTTAATAGATTTAGGGTATGATTCCGGAGCTTTAGATGATTACATACCAACAGCGAATATTAATTCAATTACAAGCTTAAATTTAAACCGTAAAGGGATTAAAGATTTAACAGGGATTAAAGATTTTATAGCCTTAACCTTTTTAAATGCAGCTTATAATCAATTATCAAGTGTAGATGTGAGTAAAAATGTCGCTTTAAATACACTAGTACTTAGTTCTAATTTGTTAAAAACGGTTGATTTAAGTAAAAATTTAGCTTTAGAAAAGTTGTATTTAGATAATAATCCAATAGCTTCAGTAGATTTTAGTAATAACCCATTATTATCTGACATACGAATTGAAAGGGCTAAGTTAACTACTATAGATGTAAGTAAAAATACAGCATTAAAAACATTATATGTACACACTAATTTGTTAACTACTGTAGATTTAAGTAAGAATGTTTTACTAGAGGACTTTTATGGAGGTGATAATAAATTTACAAATATAGATTTGAGTAAAAATACTGCTCTAAAAGCGTTGGATGTAGGAAACAATCAATTATCAGCTATAGATGTAAGTATGCTTAGTAATTTAGAATATTTATATGTAAATAATAATAAGCTAAAAGTCTTAAATGTTTCAAAAAAAGAAAAACTAATTTCTTTAACTATTAGTAATAATCAAATTAATGAACTAGATATTAGTAGCAGTACTTTATTACAGTCTTTATCTGCCGATGAGAATGAGTTGAAAAGTATCAGTTTTCCTGAGAAATCAAGTTTAAGATATTTACTTCTACAATCTAATGAATTAACTTCTTTAGACTTAAGTAAGAATACTATTTTGGTTAGTGTTAACTTAGAATCTAACAATTTAACTAGTTTAAATATTAAGACCGGGAATATCATTAAGATTAATCCTAGAAATTTTAATATAACTAAGAACCCAAACTTACTTTGTGTTGAAGTAGATAATCCAGAATGGTTTACTGCTAATTTTACAAATAAAGATGCAATCACAGTTTATAATGAAGATTGTACTACAGTAGAAAAAAAGACCTATGTGCCAGATGATAATTTTGAACAAGCTTTAATAGATTTAGGATATGACTCAGGAGCTTTAGATGATTATGTACCTACGGCCAATATTAGTGCACTTACTAATTTAACACTAAGAACAAAGGAAATTAAAAACCTTACAGGAATAGAAGCTTTTACGGCTTTAGAGTACATAGATGTGGCTAATAACGAGCTAACAAATTTAGATGTTAGTCAAAACTTAAATTTAATTTCAATAACAGCATACAATAATAAGATAACTAGTATTGATGTTTCAAAGAATCTAGCTTTAATTAATTTACATTTAGCAATCAATCAGTTAACAACAATAGATATTACTAAGAATATAAATATTAAAACATTATTCTTATTTGAAAATAAACTAACTAGTTTAGATGTTAGTAAACAATTAGGCTTAACACAACTGTCTGCATATCAAAACCAATTAACAGCTATAGATTTAACTGTAAATACAGCATTAATATCAGTATATCTTCAATCAAATAAATTAGTTAGCTTAACTATAAAAAACGGAAACAATACTAAGATAGTTAAAGATAAATTCCATGTAAATGATAATCCAGAGTTGTCATGTATTCAAGTAGATAATGCAGCTTGGTCTAAAAGTAATTGGACAAACAAAGATGGAAAAGCCGTTTTTAAAGAGGATTGTAGTCTTCCAATAGCTCAAACCTATGTTCCAGATGATAATTTTGAGCAAGCCTTGATAGATTTAGGATATGATTCAGGAGTTTTAGATGACTATGTACCTACAGAGAATATTAGTGTTATTGATGCTTTAAACGTTTCTGATAAAGGAATTACTGACTTAACAGGAATAGAAGATTTTGCAGCATTAATTCAATTAGAAGTAAGAAACAATAACTTAAAAACAGTTGATATTTCAAAGAATACAACTATAAAACGAGTTTCTTTTGAAGGAAATAAATTAACAGAGGTAAATTTTAGTACTCTTACTGAATTACAGTATGTAAATTTGAAAAAGAATGAACTTAGTACCATTGATTTGTCAAATAATACAAAACTTCAAGATGTATTTGTTAGTAATAATCCACACCTTATGAGTGTAAACTTAAAAAATGGCAATAATGAAGAGATTGCGGTTTTTCAAAGTAGAAACACACCTAAGTTAACTTGTGTACAAGTTAGTAATGTAGAGTGGAGTACTAAAGTTTGGGTAGACAAAGATGAAGCTATTACCTATAGTGAAAACTGTGCTTTATCTGTAAACGACTTAGAGTTAAATAATGAAATAAACCTATATCCTAACCCAGTAATAAACAAAATGTATATTACAAATTTAAGTGTAAACGCTAAGAGTATTCATGTTTATAATCTTTTAGGGGAATTAGTATTTAAAACTAGTGTCAATCAAGGTAAAAATAAAGTTAATCTTGAAAGCCTTACTTCAGGTATTTATCTTGTAAAAGTGGGGAGCTATGTAAAAAGAATTGTAAAAAAGTAA
- a CDS encoding response regulator transcription factor, translated as MISKHIPKGVQEYLTQKTENSPIETDAFLGFYHENDITTLAITFLEEKGCELFGTSLNEIQKSGASFIQNCVHPTDLPYCVSLLTDFASQKNEQKLLTYIQRVKIGTSNNYVPFFTCVKLNLEKHVFCCVTLPLTGIEDFELEVTNLLEEADYINESIVLFNKFTKREKEVIVLVCKGFSAKEIGEQLFLSPFTIEKHKKNIYKKGGFNNNAELIKFALSLNLI; from the coding sequence ATGATTTCTAAACATATACCTAAAGGTGTACAAGAGTATTTAACTCAAAAAACAGAAAATTCACCTATAGAAACGGATGCTTTTTTAGGGTTTTATCATGAAAATGACATTACTACTTTAGCCATTACTTTTTTAGAAGAAAAAGGTTGTGAACTTTTTGGCACCTCTCTTAATGAAATACAAAAATCTGGAGCAAGTTTTATACAAAATTGTGTCCATCCAACTGACTTACCTTATTGTGTAAGTTTATTAACTGATTTTGCTTCTCAAAAAAATGAACAAAAATTACTAACCTATATTCAACGTGTTAAAATAGGTACTTCTAATAACTATGTTCCTTTTTTTACTTGTGTTAAGTTAAATTTAGAAAAACATGTTTTTTGCTGCGTGACTTTACCTTTAACTGGTATTGAAGATTTTGAATTAGAGGTTACTAATTTATTAGAGGAAGCAGATTATATTAATGAAAGTATTGTTCTATTTAATAAATTTACGAAGCGTGAAAAAGAAGTTATTGTACTTGTTTGTAAAGGTTTTTCTGCTAAAGAAATTGGAGAGCAACTTTTTTTATCTCCTTTCACTATTGAAAAACATAAAAAAAATATTTATAAAAAAGGAGGTTTTAATAACAATGCTGAACTCATTAAATTTGCTTTAAGCTTAAATTTGATATAA
- a CDS encoding helix-turn-helix transcriptional regulator produces MTYSSINLFQIASLIQNNQHSFKQICEQLPCYLFINSAINFDFLEVDYKLLHNNVSSLKKTTHKTTFKLDQFIDKESVQQISEIYFEYLDAFVYDKPLAFIQKVNSSKSGKPELLYIRGKVIDRERILSISVPIQNMNLFNHDSLKLLENSMFIKKNLTRYKSITKTEIEVCRCLCNGNDIKETAKLLHKSEHTIKNHKNSIYKKMGVSNFFDFYNFSHKFKLTSI; encoded by the coding sequence ATGACTTACTCATCTATCAACTTATTTCAAATAGCTTCTCTAATCCAGAATAATCAACATTCATTTAAGCAAATATGTGAGCAATTACCTTGTTACTTATTCATTAATTCTGCTATTAATTTTGATTTTTTGGAAGTAGATTATAAGCTGCTTCATAACAATGTGTCCAGTTTAAAAAAAACAACTCATAAAACAACTTTTAAATTAGATCAATTTATAGATAAAGAAAGTGTACAACAGATTTCCGAAATTTATTTTGAGTATTTAGATGCTTTTGTTTACGACAAACCTTTAGCTTTTATTCAAAAAGTTAACTCTTCAAAATCTGGAAAACCTGAGCTTCTTTATATTAGAGGAAAAGTAATAGACCGAGAAAGAATTTTAAGTATTAGTGTTCCTATACAGAATATGAATTTATTTAATCATGACAGTCTTAAACTTTTGGAAAACTCAATGTTTATTAAAAAGAATTTAACTCGCTATAAATCTATTACAAAAACTGAGATAGAAGTATGTCGTTGTTTATGCAATGGTAATGATATAAAAGAAACTGCTAAACTTTTACATAAATCTGAACATACCATAAAAAATCATAAGAATAGTATTTATAAAAAAATGGGGGTTTCTAATTTTTTTGACTTTTATAATTTTTCTCATAAGTTTAAACTTACTTCTATATGA